The nucleotide window CCCAACAGTGTGACAATTTTCGGTCACAGCGCTGGTGCTGTATCTGTACATTTACACTTAATGAATATAGATAAAAAGGGTAAGCCCAAAGACATAATAAATATCTGTTATATTTGGAACCTCCGTTCTTATTTTCACAGCCTCACCGCTATTCCATAACGCGGTTATGATGAGTGGTGTCGCAAACTCCCCATTCCATGAACCGTTAAGCGATCCAAAAGGCCAAGTCGTTAAATTGGCTAAAGCTGCTGGTGTGAATGAAGCTGAGTATCTGAGTTCGGCTAGTTTAGTTCAAGCATTACGTTCAATCAAAGCAGAAACCTTGTTACAAGCTGTCGATTCTCTTAAAGTTTGGGATGTCCATCCGTATATAACATTTCGTccgaatattgaaaatgatgaTTGGTCTGGTGCTTATGTTACAAATGGGCAATATTTATATGATGGGAAAATACCATATGGTACAGCTCATGATGTGTCTTGGATCGTTGGTAATGCACCAGCCAAGGGTGAGGGTTTGGTTGTAGCACTGCATTTGGCAAGTGATACGAAATTGCAGGAGGATTTCAATAGTAATTTTAACGAGACGCTAAGCCTTTTGTTGGACTTATCTACGGAGTGTAACCaagaaattattatagattTATTGGTAACAGAGTATATGGACGGTAGATATGAACTCAATAATTATACATTAAATGGATTTTTGGaggtaattaaatataaattaaccaGGCATAAGGGAGTTCAGCTTTTGTTTCCTTTTTAGCTTCTGGGAGATGCGCACTTCATATACCCAACTTACACACTTCTCAAGAATAATGTCAATTCTACACGTGATGATTTTAAGGGCATAATTCATTTCAACTACCGCGGACCCTATTCGTATTCGACCGCACTTTCAAATAGTTCCAAAAACTTTGGCCCTGCACATGCTGATGATTCATTGTACCTGTTTCATAGAGCATCATATCCTTATTCAAAGAACTCCCCTGAGGCATCTTTGGTTAGACGTTATGTAAGGCTGTTTCAGACTTTTGCCTCAACTGGGTATGtgaatctacatatatatttaagcatgtttttgttgtatgagTTTCATATTCCGGTATTTTCAGTAATGCTGACATCCAAGAATGTAATGGTGAAGATTTTCCGGATAATTGCGAGTATTTGTCGATAgtgaatgatgatgatgaaccATTCCAAACAGGAACTACTTGGAACACTGAACGAATGGACATTTGGGATCAAATATATACCACATATtgctaaattgttttttttttttatttaactttttcatatacgagtatatacgtatgtacttaGCGTGTCATTATAATTCTTCCTACTTCTATTGTTGTACAAGCGTATAACATAATAAAGCTAGTAACACATTTGTTGCTGAAAAACTGAGATTTTCcaaagtttttgtattttcaattttttttttaatattcatgcaCTGAAAGTCTCAAACACTGCTGGCGCATTTAAAATTTGTCTGAAATAGTTATTTGGTAGTAATGTGTTATTAGTAAATACGCCCGTGAGCGTATTCTCCTgacaaaatataaatgttttttttctttttcctttattttgacTCGCAAGTTCAAAAATAGGGGTCACCATTTGATTAATTGGAACAATTGGTATTCGTTCATTGAAAGAGGACTTTACAGTTACGT belongs to Zeugodacus cucurbitae isolate PBARC_wt_2022May chromosome 6, idZeuCucr1.2, whole genome shotgun sequence and includes:
- the LOC128922526 gene encoding juvenile hormone esterase-like, encoding MKGIILWLTCLVVCTNLDSIQANLTKVCFDGLSCVHGRYMSGYDSYTFEAFLGIPYAKPPIGNLRFSNPEVAALWNGTLSTLYPKPDCIQREYSTSSKTISGSEDCLYLNIYRPVQRAGGKLPVMFYIHGGGLFSGTPSPVNVGPQYFMAMNDVILIVPAYRLGPFGFLSTNDTEMMGNYGLKDQNLALKWVNKYISAFDGDPNSVTIFGHSAGAVSVHLHLMNIDKKASPLFHNAVMMSGVANSPFHEPLSDPKGQVVKLAKAAGVNEAEYLSSASLVQALRSIKAETLLQAVDSLKVWDVHPYITFRPNIENDDWSGAYVTNGQYLYDGKIPYGTAHDVSWIVGNAPAKGEGLVVALHLASDTKLQEDFNSNFNETLSLLLDLSTECNQEIIIDLLVTEYMDGRYELNNYTLNGFLELLGDAHFIYPTYTLLKNNVNSTRDDFKGIIHFNYRGPYSYSTALSNSSKNFGPAHADDSLYLFHRASYPYSKNSPEASLVRRYVRLFQTFASTGNADIQECNGEDFPDNCEYLSIVNDDDEPFQTGTTWNTERMDIWDQIYTTYC